The Phacochoerus africanus isolate WHEZ1 chromosome X, ROS_Pafr_v1, whole genome shotgun sequence genome has a segment encoding these proteins:
- the FAM50A gene encoding protein FAM50A isoform X2: protein MENIMKSNIDKKFSAHYDAVEAELKSSTVGLVTLNDMKAKQEALVKEREKQLAKKEQSKELQLKLEKLREKERKKEAKRKISSLSFTLEEEEEAGEEEEAVAVEEEELEREEVTTKKRKLGKNPDVDTSFLPDRDREEEENRLREELRQEWEAKQEKIKSEEIEITFSYWDGSGHRRTVKVGGGGLRPAPLAPGPRRFRIRWERAFRWPVSPSQLLGRSPARLLLATGADEKGQHDAAVPAEGARDPAQGLQSAGVEQLMYIKEDLIIPHHHSFYDFIVTKARGKSGPLFNFDVHDDVRLLSDATVEKDESHAGKVVLRSWYEKNKHIFPASRWEPYDPEKKWDKYTIR, encoded by the exons GAGAACATAATGAAATCCAACATTGACAAGAAGTTCTCTGCGCACTACGATGCTGTGGAGGCAGAGCTCAAGTCCAGCACCGTGG GTCTCGTGACCCTGAATGACATGAAGGCCAAGCAGGAGGCACTGGTGAAGGAGCGGGAGAAGCAACTGGCCAAGAAGGAGCAGTcgaaggagctgcagct GAAGCTGGAGAAGCTGCGAGAGAAGGAGCGCAAGAAGGAGGCCAAGCGCAAGATCTCCAGCCTGTCCTTCAccctggaggaagaagaggaggcgggcgaggaggaggaagccgtggctgtggaggaggaggagctggaaagGGAAG AGGTCACCACGAAGAAGAGGAAGCTGGGGAAGAACCCAGACGTGGACACGAGCTTCTTGCCGGACCGCGACCGGGAG gaggaggagaaTCGGCTGCGGGAAGAGCTGCGCCAGGAGTGGGAAGCCAAGCAGGAGAAGATCAAGA GTGAGGAGATTGAAATCACCTTCAGTTACTGGGACGGCTCCGGGCACCGGCGCACGGTCAAGGTAGGCGGTGGGGGCCTGCGCCCTGCTCCCCTAGCCCCCGGGCCCCGCCGGTTTCGGATTCGGTGGGAACGAGCTTTCCGGTGGCCCGTCTCCCCTTCTCAACTCCTCGGTCGGTCTCCTGCACGCCTCTTGCTGGCCACCGGTGCAGATGAAAAAGGGCAACACGATGCAGCAGTTCCTGCAGAAGGCGCTCGAGATCCTGCGCAAGGACTTCA GTCTGCGGGGGTGGAGCAGCTCATGTACATCAAGGAGGACCTGATCATCCCCCAC CACCACAGCTTCTACGACTTCATCGTCACCAAGGCGCGAGGCAAGAGCG ggcCCCTCTTCAATTTCGACGTGCATGACGACGTGCGGCTGCTCAGCGACGCCACCGTGGAGAAGGACGAG TCGCACGCGGGCAAGGTGGTGCTGCGCAGCTGGTACGAGAAGAACAAGCACATCTTCCCCGCCAGCCGCTGGGAGCCCTACGACCCCGAGAAGAAGTGGGACAAATACACG ATCCGATGA
- the FAM50A gene encoding protein FAM50A isoform X1, translating into MAQYKGAASEAGRAMHLMKKREKQREQMEQMKQRIAEENIMKSNIDKKFSAHYDAVEAELKSSTVGLVTLNDMKAKQEALVKEREKQLAKKEQSKELQLKLEKLREKERKKEAKRKISSLSFTLEEEEEAGEEEEAVAVEEEELEREEVTTKKRKLGKNPDVDTSFLPDRDREEEENRLREELRQEWEAKQEKIKSEEIEITFSYWDGSGHRRTVKVGGGGLRPAPLAPGPRRFRIRWERAFRWPVSPSQLLGRSPARLLLATGADEKGQHDAAVPAEGARDPAQGLQSAGVEQLMYIKEDLIIPHHHSFYDFIVTKARGKSGPLFNFDVHDDVRLLSDATVEKDESHAGKVVLRSWYEKNKHIFPASRWEPYDPEKKWDKYTIR; encoded by the exons GAGAACATAATGAAATCCAACATTGACAAGAAGTTCTCTGCGCACTACGATGCTGTGGAGGCAGAGCTCAAGTCCAGCACCGTGG GTCTCGTGACCCTGAATGACATGAAGGCCAAGCAGGAGGCACTGGTGAAGGAGCGGGAGAAGCAACTGGCCAAGAAGGAGCAGTcgaaggagctgcagct GAAGCTGGAGAAGCTGCGAGAGAAGGAGCGCAAGAAGGAGGCCAAGCGCAAGATCTCCAGCCTGTCCTTCAccctggaggaagaagaggaggcgggcgaggaggaggaagccgtggctgtggaggaggaggagctggaaagGGAAG AGGTCACCACGAAGAAGAGGAAGCTGGGGAAGAACCCAGACGTGGACACGAGCTTCTTGCCGGACCGCGACCGGGAG gaggaggagaaTCGGCTGCGGGAAGAGCTGCGCCAGGAGTGGGAAGCCAAGCAGGAGAAGATCAAGA GTGAGGAGATTGAAATCACCTTCAGTTACTGGGACGGCTCCGGGCACCGGCGCACGGTCAAGGTAGGCGGTGGGGGCCTGCGCCCTGCTCCCCTAGCCCCCGGGCCCCGCCGGTTTCGGATTCGGTGGGAACGAGCTTTCCGGTGGCCCGTCTCCCCTTCTCAACTCCTCGGTCGGTCTCCTGCACGCCTCTTGCTGGCCACCGGTGCAGATGAAAAAGGGCAACACGATGCAGCAGTTCCTGCAGAAGGCGCTCGAGATCCTGCGCAAGGACTTCA GTCTGCGGGGGTGGAGCAGCTCATGTACATCAAGGAGGACCTGATCATCCCCCAC CACCACAGCTTCTACGACTTCATCGTCACCAAGGCGCGAGGCAAGAGCG ggcCCCTCTTCAATTTCGACGTGCATGACGACGTGCGGCTGCTCAGCGACGCCACCGTGGAGAAGGACGAG TCGCACGCGGGCAAGGTGGTGCTGCGCAGCTGGTACGAGAAGAACAAGCACATCTTCCCCGCCAGCCGCTGGGAGCCCTACGACCCCGAGAAGAAGTGGGACAAATACACG ATCCGATGA